The genomic DNA TAGCGGTCGGCGAGGGCGTTGCGGCGGGTGACGAACCGGTCGAGCTTGCGCAGCTGGGAAGTGCCCAGCGCCGCCTGCATGTCGGTGAGGCGGTAGTTGAACCCGAGCGTGGGCACCTCGTAGCGCCAGCGCTCTTCGTTCGGCGGTTTCACGATTCCGTGGGTGCGGAAGGCGCGCAAGGCGTCGGCGAGCTCGTCGGAATTGGTGGTGACGGCCCCGCCCTCGCCCGTCGTTATCGACTTCACCGGATGGAACGAGAAGGCGCACATGTCCGAGCGGGCGCAGTTGCCGACGGGGCCGTCGGGCGTCATGGCGCCGAGGGCCTGCGCCGCGTCCTCGATGATCACCCGCGGCCGGGTGGCGAGCGCGCCGAGGTCGACGGGCAGTCCGGCGAAGTGCACGGCGACGAGTCCGTCGACGGCGCCGACCCGCGCCGGGTCGAGGTTGAGGGTCGCCGGGTCGATGTCGACGAAGGTCACGCCGGCGCCGACGAAGCGGGCGCAGTTGGCGCTCGCCACGAACGACAGCGGCGAGGTGGCCACGGTGTCACCCGGTCCCAGGCCACCGGCCGCGACCGCGCCGTGCAGCGCGGCGGTGCCGTTGCTGAATGCCACCGCGTGCCGGGCGCCGACCGTCTCGGCCAGCGCGTCTTCGAACGCGGCCACCGCGGGGCCCTGGGTCAGCCAGTCGCCCTTGAGGACGGCGACGACCGCGGCGATGTCGTCGTCGTCGATCGACTGG from Acidimicrobiales bacterium includes the following:
- the pseC gene encoding UDP-4-amino-4,6-dideoxy-N-acetyl-beta-L-altrosamine transaminase, with protein sequence MIPYGRQSIDDDDIAAVVAVLKGDWLTQGPAVAAFEDALAETVGARHAVAFSNGTAALHGAVAAGGLGPGDTVATSPLSFVASANCARFVGAGVTFVDIDPATLNLDPARVGAVDGLVAVHFAGLPVDLGALATRPRVIIEDAAQALGAMTPDGPVGNCARSDMCAFSFHPVKSITTGEGGAVTTNSDELADALRAFRTHGIVKPPNEERWRYEVPTLGFNYRLTDMQAALGTSQLRKLDRFVTRRNALADRYRTLLADLPVEVPPAAPAGWRHAYHLFPIRVDDRRGVYDAMHAADIGVQVHFVPIYQHALYAADGFDPADYPATEAAYARLLSLPLYPDLTEDDQDRVVRTLEEAL